Proteins from a genomic interval of Undibacterium parvum:
- a CDS encoding fatty acyl-CoA reductase has product MKNLASELSVAQQLAGKRVLITGTTGFLAKVLLEKLIRDVPSIKQFVLVIRGSKKYNNAAERFEREILSSSIFDRLREEQAQYLADVVNNKIVFVTGEVTEPLFGLGQLKFNQLANTVDIVVNCAASVNFREALDQALEINALSVHKLAALVRMAGNIPLIHVSTCYVNGYQEGQMSEQLHASTSKLIPQHADGYYEVQPLISELLRKIAAVKRNCLNADDLPQALTELGIQEAHRYGWNDTYTFTKWIGEQIACREMQGKTLSIVRPSIIESTLSEPAAGWIEGVKVGDALILAYARGKTSFFPANPKAVIDLIPADLVANSIILAMTEALHSPHQRRIYQSCSGSRNPIILGDLIQIIQTACKRDWRSYERLFHRQPGSDFRCVSRPVFLLTMSAMKLALDTVCFARKCLGMKQSFARLESFNTTHNLAVVFSFYTSPNYIFQNNKLRELEQRMGKSDRSMFAIDPERINWSKYMGNIHLAGLNRYALKDKRRDKNSDAKLAPEAVNTVTANIA; this is encoded by the coding sequence ATGAAAAATCTAGCATCAGAACTAAGCGTGGCACAACAATTAGCGGGAAAACGGGTGCTCATTACTGGCACAACCGGTTTTCTAGCCAAGGTCTTATTGGAAAAATTGATACGCGATGTACCTAGTATTAAACAATTTGTACTGGTCATCCGTGGCAGTAAAAAATATAACAATGCAGCCGAGCGCTTTGAACGTGAAATTTTATCCTCCTCTATCTTCGACCGGCTAAGAGAAGAGCAAGCGCAGTATCTGGCCGACGTCGTGAACAATAAAATTGTGTTTGTCACTGGCGAGGTAACCGAGCCGCTGTTTGGGCTTGGTCAATTAAAGTTCAACCAGCTCGCTAATACGGTAGATATCGTGGTCAATTGCGCGGCCAGCGTCAACTTCCGTGAAGCATTGGATCAAGCTTTAGAAATCAATGCGCTCTCGGTACATAAACTGGCGGCCCTGGTGCGTATGGCTGGGAATATTCCCTTGATTCACGTTTCCACTTGTTACGTCAACGGCTACCAAGAGGGGCAAATGAGCGAACAGCTACACGCCTCCACCAGTAAGCTCATACCGCAACATGCAGATGGCTATTATGAGGTACAGCCCTTAATCTCTGAGCTTTTGCGAAAAATTGCGGCGGTTAAACGCAACTGCCTCAATGCCGATGATCTGCCGCAGGCCCTCACCGAGCTGGGGATACAAGAAGCGCATCGTTATGGTTGGAACGATACCTATACCTTTACCAAATGGATAGGCGAACAAATCGCCTGTCGTGAGATGCAAGGTAAAACTTTAAGCATTGTGCGTCCTTCCATTATAGAAAGTACTCTGAGCGAGCCAGCGGCAGGATGGATAGAAGGTGTGAAAGTGGGCGATGCCTTGATACTCGCTTATGCCCGCGGAAAAACTAGCTTTTTCCCGGCGAACCCAAAGGCAGTGATCGACCTAATCCCTGCCGATCTGGTCGCCAATAGCATCATACTGGCGATGACAGAAGCCTTGCATAGCCCACATCAACGACGTATTTATCAAAGCTGCAGCGGCTCAAGAAATCCAATTATTTTGGGCGATTTGATACAGATTATCCAAACCGCTTGTAAGCGAGACTGGCGTTCTTACGAGCGATTATTTCACCGTCAGCCTGGCTCAGATTTTCGCTGCGTAAGCCGCCCTGTGTTCTTGCTCACCATGAGTGCCATGAAGCTAGCCCTCGATACAGTGTGTTTCGCCAGAAAATGTCTGGGCATGAAGCAAAGTTTTGCCCGGCTAGAGTCGTTCAATACCACCCACAATCTGGCCGTGGTTTTCTCGTTTTATACTTCACCCAACTATATTTTTCAGAATAACAAATTGCGTGAGTTAGAACAGCGTATGGGAAAATCAGATCGCAGCATGTTTGCAATTGATCCTGAACGCATCAATTGGAGCAAGTACATGGGCAATATCCATCTCGCTGGATTAAACCGTTATGCACTCAAAGATAAACGTAGAGATAAAAATAGCGATGCCAAACTTGCGCCAGAAGCTGTGAATACGGTGACCGCGAATATCGCATAA